From Proteus vulgaris:
TTTTGATAAAAATTCTTTTTTTTTGGTTGATAATTCGCGTCGCGAAAAATATGCTGTTTCTAACCTAATTTAGGTTTTTTCCCCACTTGGGGTTTTATATTTGGAAATAGGCATTGTGCTTATTTCTTTTTTAGTCAAAGTCAAAGAGGAAACAATGCTATGGTTATGCAACATGCTAAACCAGGCAGGGTGGCACTTGCCGTTATGGGCGCATTGCTTGTAACTGCACTACCTGCAAAAATGTCTCATGCTGAAGGATTTATTGATGACTCAACCTTAACAGGTGGTCTTTTTTATTGGCAACGTGACCGTGATAGAAAAGAGTTAACACCAAATAGTCCTGATTACGGTAAATACAAAGCCAACCTACACCATTCTACTTTCAACGCTAATCTAGACTTCTCATCAGGTTACCTAGGTGATTTTATTGGTATTGATTTAGCTGCCTTTGGTGCGGCTGAATTGAATAATAGTGGCCCTGCTGCACCTAATGAAATCGGTTTTAGTGATGCAAAAAGTCGCTGGGATGAAAAATGGACTGGCGATCGCAGTGGTATGAGCGTTTATAAAGCAGCTGCGAAATTCAAATTAGGCAACTTCTGGGCACAAGGTGGGTATATTCAACCTAAAGGCCAAAGTTTATTGCGTCCACATTGGAGCTTCTTACCAGGAACTTACCGCGGTGCTGAAGCTGGTGCAGTCTTCGATTTCGATAAAAGTGGTGAATTATCTTTCTCCTATATGTGGACAGATGAATACAAAGCACCATGGTATCGGAATATGTATAACTTCCGTAAAGCTGATCTAGAAACGAATATCAGCTATCTTCACTCTTTCGGCGCCAAATATGATTTTAAAAACAGCCTTGTGTTAGAAGCTGCATTTGGTCAGGCTGATGGTTATATCGATCAGTATTTTGGTAAAGTTTCTTATGATTTCCCAATTGCTGACAATGCATTAAGAACGTCTTACCAATTCTACGGTGCTAAAGATAAAGTGACCGGTGGTGGCGTTAATGATGTTTATGATGGGCTGGCATGGTTACAAGCACTGACTTTTGGTTATACCTACAATGTATTTGACTTCAAAGTAGAAGGAACATGGGTTAAAGCTGAAGGTAATCAAGGTTATTTCTTACAACGTATGACTCCGGGTTGGGCGACATCAAATGGTCGTCTTGATGTGTGGTGGGATGGTCGTTCTGACTTTAACGCCAACGGTGAAAAAGCACTTTATGCGGGTGTAATGTACGACCTGAAAAATTGGGATCTATCTGGCTGGGCGGTAGGTACTTCTTATGTTTATGCATGGGATGCTAAACCAAGTGGTAAAGCCATTTATGATCAAGGTCAGCGCATCAGAGAAAGTGCGTGGAATGCGGATATTATGTATACGGTTCAAGAAGGTCGCGCTAAAGGGACACTCTTTAAGCTTCATTATACCCGTTATGATAACCATTCCGATATCCCAAGTTATGAAGGTGGTTTTGGTAATATCTTCCAAGATGAAAAAGACGTTAAATTTAACGTAATTATGCCATTTACTATTTTCTAATATCAGAGTGAGGATAAAGTGTATTAATTGCACTTTATCCTGAATAAAAATAAAAAGCTAAATACGATTACGATAAGTAAAAATAACTAATAGAAAGAGTAGGGATAAATTAAAAAGAATAAATATTATTCTCAAAAATTAGCCTCGTTAATAAAGTGAAGTTGTCAGCAGTAGTAAAAAGTAGAAGTAAAGTCGTCATGTCATGTTATGTCGTCTGAGATAAATGTGAGTGGGTTATGTTTATCTCTTGAGCTTCAGTTATTTCGCAAAATTTGCGTAAGGTATTTACCCTAAAAGGCAGTCAGAGTGGGTATCGTAGTGGGGGGTAAATACCTTTATTTTTAAATCCTTTCTTTTTCGTCCTTTTCATCCTTGTGCGTTTTTTCATTCTATGGCAAATTTCTTCTCATTCATTTTATCTCTCCTTAATTTATTATTCTGCATTGAATACTATTTAATAATGCACGTTTTCAGGAAGAAGCATGTTAAAGCGATTGGATGATTTTTTATTAGAACCACCATTGAAGCCTTTTAAAGGTATAAAACGATTTATTGTTGAATTTCTTTTTTTTGGTGTGAAAGAAGCGCGTTCTTGTTTATTTGCGGGATTTTTCTTTTTTATTTTATTTGTAACACCAAGTAAAGGAATATTAGGGATACCTCGTTATGACGTTTTACTTATTCTCGCTATTGCTTTCCAATTATGGATGGTATGGGGAAAACTCGAAACATGGGATGAATTAAAAGCGATCTGTTTTTTCCACATTGTTGGTTTTGTGATGGAATTATTTAAAACATCAGCGGCAATTGGATCGTGGAAATACCCTGATTTTGCTTACACTAAATTGTGGGAAGTCCCTTTATTTACAGGGTTTATGTATTCCGCGGTAGGAAGTTATTTAATTCAAGCATGGCGTTTTTTAAAAGTACGAATTGAACATTATCCACCTTATTGGATGGCAACTTTGGTTGCGCTCGCTATCTATATTAATTTCTTTTCTCATCACTTTATCGGTGATTATCGCTGGTATTTAACTGCCTTTATTTTAGGTCTTTATGCCCGTAGTGTGGTTTATTTTACGCCTTATGATACAGAGCGAAAAATGCCACTATTATTGGCTTTTGTTCTGATAGGTTTCTTTATTTGGCTTGCTGAGAATTTCGGTACATTTTTTGGCGTATGGCAATATCCTAACCAAATTGGTGCTTGGTCTGCTGTACATGCAGGAAAATGGGGCTCTTGGTCACTGTTAGTCATTGTTACATTTACTATCGTGGTTCATTTAAAACATATTAAACACAGTATCAGTGTGGCTAAGTAGAGTTATCCTCGGATTTTAGGCAATAAAAAGGAACTGTAGACAGTTCCTTTTTTTTACTGAGAGATTATCCAGAATGAATTATTTCTCATCATGTGCGTGGCTATCTTCTTTACAATTGCCTTCAGCACAGTGGCCATATAAATAAAGGCTATGATTGGAAAGCTTGATACCATGACGTTCAGCGATGTTTCTTTGGCGCACTTCAATCGCATCATCTGTAAACTCGATAACTTTACCACAATCAAGACAAATTAAATGATCGTGATGGTGTTGTTGAGTTAATTCAAATACTGATTTACCACCTTCAAAATTATGTCGGGTAACAATACCAGCATCGTCAAATTGGTTTAAGACGCGATACACGGTTGCCAGACCAATCTCTTCACCGATATCGATGAGTTTTTTATAGAGATCTTCAGCACTGACATGATGGCACTCAGGATCCTGGAGCACTTCCAAGATCTTTAAGCGAGGAAGTGTAACTTTTAACCCAGCATTTTTTAACGCTTTATTATTGTCGGTCATGCGGATTTAATCCTGTTGCTAATGGTGAATTTAATTTTTGTGCTCACTAATAGGGTTGATTCATTAACACTCGGGTGAATAAATAACCTTATTGATTATAGGCATGATATTTAAAAATAAACACCCCTACCTATCACACTATCTTAGCACACCATTGAATAATTATCATTCTCAATATTGAGTATTTATTTATCCCAGAATTTCATCTAGGCTCATTTCTTCTTTGATTTGAGCAACCCAAGCATCAACACGCTCTTCGGTTAATTCTGGTTGACGGTCTTCGTCAATCGCAAGGCCGATAAAGTGATTATCATCTGCAAGCCCTTTAGAGGCTTCAAAATGGTAACCTTCTGTTGGCCAGTGACCCACAATGACAGCACCACGAGGTTCAATAATATCGCGGATTGTGCCCATTGCATCACAGAAGTATTCTGCATAGTCCTCTTGGTCGCCACAACCGAACAGTGCAACCAGCTTACCGTCAAAATTAATATCTTCTAGTGTTGGGAAAAAGTCATCCCAATCGCATTGTGCTTCACCATAATACCAAGTAGGAATACCTAGTAACAGAATATCAAATGCTTCGATATCTTCTTTACTGGATTTTGCGATATCATGAACTTCGGCATTATCAGCCCCCAGTCTTTCTTGAAGCATTTTGGCAATATTTTCAGTGTTGCCGGTATCACTGCCGAAGAATATACCTATGATTGCCATAAAGTGAGATAACCTCTTTTATTCTATATTCGTTATACTTCAAATTGTTGCGTTGTTGGCTACGTTAATTCGTACTAATTACATACTTTGTATGTACCAGTAACGCCTTTACTTACCACCTAGCCACACTTCAAAATAGTTAGAGTATATTTGTCTGTGTTTGAACAATTACTAGTGAAAAATAAACATCTTGTTTTCATAATAGAAAACTAAAAAACGTATTTTGACGAAAATAGCAGTGTAATTCTGTCGAATTTGTGTGGTTTAGCTGCTAGCTATTCTCATTTTGATGTATTTTCAAGGCGTGATTTTGCGCCAATTGTTCTAGTAATATTTCTTCAATAAGCTCGCTACGGCTAACATTTCTTGCAGTCGCCAACTCATTAAGTGCATTCACAGCGTCCTCATTTAATTTCAACTCAACTCGACGTAAACCATTGACTCTGTCTCGTCTTAATTGGTTGCGTTTATTAATTCTAAGCTGTTCATCCCGAGAAAGCGGGTTTGTTTTAGGTCGCCCAGGTCTGCGTTCATCTGCGAACAAATCCAGTGTGGTGCGATCAGTTTGTTCTTTTGCCATAAATTTTGCTGTGAAAGGGCGTATACCAATGACTAAATTGCGAAACGCCCAATAATACCCCACATAGTGGCGTCCTGCCACTGCTTCCTGAGTTTAACCTATTGTCATTTGGTCTTTTTATCGACAGATTGCGTGATTAAGTACAATAATTATACATTCAGCTAAATTATTACTTTCTTAATGGCGTCACTTTAGGCAATAAATTAAGCTTTGGATAAAAAACGACGAATAGCGTTAATAACAGTGCTAGGCTTTTCTGAATGTACCCAGTGTCCAGTATTTGCTACGACAAAAGCGCTAGCTTGCGGAAATTGGCGTGCAATATCATTACGGTATTCATCTAATATATAAGGTGATAAACCACCGCGAATAAATAGCACCGGATAATTCCAAGCAGGAACTTCTTTCCAACCAATAATGTCTGAATAAGCATTTTTGATTGCAGATAAATTAAATAGCCATTCACCACTTTTAAATGATTTAAGTAAAAACTGAATAACTCCCTCTTCTTTAATAAAGGGACTCATAATTTCTACTGCATCTTGACGTCGTGTAACTTGAGCTTTACTGACGGCTTCGAGTGCCGCAAAAATGTTATCGTGGCGACGGACATTGTAAGCTACAGGTGACATATCTATTACGACAATGCGAGCAATTCGCTCTGGTGCTAATGCCGTCATTGCCATTGCTATTTTTCCCCCCATGGAGTGCCCAATAATGATGGCTTTTGAGATATGTAAACTATCAAGTAATGTAAGTACATCTTGTGCCATATCTTGATAGTTCATACTTTCGCTATGAGGAGAATGTCCATGATTACGCACGTCAATTTGGATCACGGAGTGGTCTTTGCGTAGATCACGCCCTAATATGCCTAAATTATTTAAGTCACCAAAAAGACCGTGGATCAAAACAATAGGTAAATCGGATGCAGGTGCTGTTTCAGGTTGATGTAATTGATAATTTAATAATGTATTGAGTTTCATGTTAATGACCAAAAAATAATTGCGATTTTTTCTATGATGACATGCACAAGGTGCTAAGCCAACTTATCGTAATAATATGCGTGAGTGATTAAGAGCAGAAATAATTGATAAGGGAAATTTATAAAAAACTAGATAAGTGACATTATCTAGATATTTATTCTAAACTTATTTAAAAAGTTGAAATCTTGATATTGCTCAAAAATAAATATTTAGAATTTTATATTATTTGATGGTTGGTGTAGTGTGAGAAGGCGGTATTTGAAGCAGGCTTTGTTTGAATAAGTTCAAAGAATAGAAGATGATACCGAGATAAACAATAGGATAAATACCAAGCTTAGCCATTGAAATGGCTGGATCTTGTATAGATCTTCTTTAAGTTATTGAAATTTTACCTATTTTGTTTTTAAAGATTATATCTTATAATCCTAATTACTTTTTTTTGAAAACAGTACTGGGTAGCAATGAAAAAGATAGAAATTGATGACGAACTTTACCGCTATATTGCTAGCGAAACTAGACATATCGGTGAAAGCGCTTCAGATATTTTAAGGCGTCTACTGAAGCTTGATGCCAAACAGCCCGTACAGCCAGTCGTTGTCACTGAGTCAGTACAAGCACCTGTTATTAAACAGGAAGCTGAACCTAAATCGATTACACCAGCAAAAAATCCGGTCCGTGAAATGCGAGAACTGTTGTTATCTGACAGCTATGCAGAAAAAACAAAATCAGTTGATCGTTTTTTACAGATCCTTTCTACGTTATATAGCCTAGATAGTGCTACTTTTACTCAATCTGCTGAAACAGTACATGGACGAACACGCATCTATTTTGCTGGTGATGAACAAACATTACTCGATAGTGGACGTCATACAAAACCGCGCCATATTTCAGGCACGCCATTTTGGGTTATTACTAACTCCAATACAGAGCGTAAAAGAACAATGGTACAAAGCATCATGCAGGATATGCAATTCCCTGCGAATGAGATTGATAAGGTGTGTGGAACTATCTAACCACTATTGTTAATTGATGCATTGCAAAGGCTTTTGTTTAAAGCGTGCTTGTGATGTC
This genomic window contains:
- the chiP gene encoding chitoporin ChiP; amino-acid sequence: MVMQHAKPGRVALAVMGALLVTALPAKMSHAEGFIDDSTLTGGLFYWQRDRDRKELTPNSPDYGKYKANLHHSTFNANLDFSSGYLGDFIGIDLAAFGAAELNNSGPAAPNEIGFSDAKSRWDEKWTGDRSGMSVYKAAAKFKLGNFWAQGGYIQPKGQSLLRPHWSFLPGTYRGAEAGAVFDFDKSGELSFSYMWTDEYKAPWYRNMYNFRKADLETNISYLHSFGAKYDFKNSLVLEAAFGQADGYIDQYFGKVSYDFPIADNALRTSYQFYGAKDKVTGGGVNDVYDGLAWLQALTFGYTYNVFDFKVEGTWVKAEGNQGYFLQRMTPGWATSNGRLDVWWDGRSDFNANGEKALYAGVMYDLKNWDLSGWAVGTSYVYAWDAKPSGKAIYDQGQRIRESAWNADIMYTVQEGRAKGTLFKLHYTRYDNHSDIPSYEGGFGNIFQDEKDVKFNVIMPFTIF
- a CDS encoding DUF817 domain-containing protein → MLKRLDDFLLEPPLKPFKGIKRFIVEFLFFGVKEARSCLFAGFFFFILFVTPSKGILGIPRYDVLLILAIAFQLWMVWGKLETWDELKAICFFHIVGFVMELFKTSAAIGSWKYPDFAYTKLWEVPLFTGFMYSAVGSYLIQAWRFLKVRIEHYPPYWMATLVALAIYINFFSHHFIGDYRWYLTAFILGLYARSVVYFTPYDTERKMPLLLAFVLIGFFIWLAENFGTFFGVWQYPNQIGAWSAVHAGKWGSWSLLVIVTFTIVVHLKHIKHSISVAK
- the fur gene encoding ferric iron uptake transcriptional regulator, producing MTDNNKALKNAGLKVTLPRLKILEVLQDPECHHVSAEDLYKKLIDIGEEIGLATVYRVLNQFDDAGIVTRHNFEGGKSVFELTQQHHHDHLICLDCGKVIEFTDDAIEVRQRNIAERHGIKLSNHSLYLYGHCAEGNCKEDSHAHDEK
- the fldA gene encoding flavodoxin FldA, whose translation is MAIIGIFFGSDTGNTENIAKMLQERLGADNAEVHDIAKSSKEDIEAFDILLLGIPTWYYGEAQCDWDDFFPTLEDINFDGKLVALFGCGDQEDYAEYFCDAMGTIRDIIEPRGAVIVGHWPTEGYHFEASKGLADDNHFIGLAIDEDRQPELTEERVDAWVAQIKEEMSLDEILG
- the ybfE gene encoding LexA regulated protein; this translates as MAKEQTDRTTLDLFADERRPGRPKTNPLSRDEQLRINKRNQLRRDRVNGLRRVELKLNEDAVNALNELATARNVSRSELIEEILLEQLAQNHALKIHQNENS
- the ybfF gene encoding esterase, yielding MKLNTLLNYQLHQPETAPASDLPIVLIHGLFGDLNNLGILGRDLRKDHSVIQIDVRNHGHSPHSESMNYQDMAQDVLTLLDSLHISKAIIIGHSMGGKIAMAMTALAPERIARIVVIDMSPVAYNVRRHDNIFAALEAVSKAQVTRRQDAVEIMSPFIKEEGVIQFLLKSFKSGEWLFNLSAIKNAYSDIIGWKEVPAWNYPVLFIRGGLSPYILDEYRNDIARQFPQASAFVVANTGHWVHSEKPSTVINAIRRFLSKA
- the seqA gene encoding replication initiation negative regulator SeqA, coding for MKKIEIDDELYRYIASETRHIGESASDILRRLLKLDAKQPVQPVVVTESVQAPVIKQEAEPKSITPAKNPVREMRELLLSDSYAEKTKSVDRFLQILSTLYSLDSATFTQSAETVHGRTRIYFAGDEQTLLDSGRHTKPRHISGTPFWVITNSNTERKRTMVQSIMQDMQFPANEIDKVCGTI